Genomic window (Sphaerodactylus townsendi isolate TG3544 linkage group LG12, MPM_Stown_v2.3, whole genome shotgun sequence):
TTCTGCTTTACTTTAAACTCAACACTGCCCTATACAAGGCTTGTGTCAACTAAAAAAGGCCTGTTGCTAATTAAATGTCACAGAGTAAAGGTGAGTTGAAGCAGATTACTCCCAACTACTAAAGACACCATCCAAAACgaaacatttttttgttttaaaagcatgcaGACTTGGGAAAAACCCCAAGGAACAGACTTCAATAATTTATTGTCAATTCATTCacaggcacaattcaaaatgcAAGGGCTCAGTGGATTGGGATGTCGGTATTAAAAGACCAACTCTCACACTAACCAGATAGCTAGAAAAAAAACCTGCGCCAAAGGGTCTTCCCTGTGTACCCCTCAAGCTTCTTAAGTAAGGTATGTGGCAACTGAGACAGGGTTTCTATTAAGCAGGGGCCACAGTGGCAGAATGCCCTCTTTGCAATGCCCAGGTCAAAAACTAATTTGTCCAACCATTTGGTTGAGATTTTCTCCTCCACCATCAACGATCAGTACTTGTTTTAAAGATGTTTTGAGCCATCCCAAACACTTGAACGGAACCTGTTAAATACTTTTAATGAATACAATGATTGTAAAATATCTATAAACAAGCTCGGGAGCTTTAGTCACAGCTGTCAAAGCTGGGCAAATTTACAGCAGGTCTGAATATGGTTTTAATGGGACTGTATCCCCTGAGGTGGACCATACCCCCATTCTACCACTCCAATGAGCAACGCTTATTTATTagaatatttataccccaaatttCCCTTTGGCTAAAGTCTGAAGTACTCCTCTAAACAAAACCGCATGTTCAATGGCTGAAGAGTTATTCGCTCCTGTGACAGGAGAAAGGCTACTTGGAGGAAGGTTAGAGTCATCACACTATCTTCGGTTTTTCTGGGTATTATGTTAGGGAACTTAAGAGGAACTTAAGAGGAGAAAAGATCTCATCTACTGAAGCATTCTGGAGAAGAGGTATAGAATAGCAAACACCACATTTACCTTTGCTGGTACGAAAAGTAAGCATAGAAGGTTGCCCTTCACCAGCAGCACTTCTAGCTACCATCAAGACTTCATAAAGACTGGAGGGTTCCAGTTCTGAGAGACGAAGTTCATTTTCACTTCCAGGAACACGAATTGTATTCCAACTGGACACATTGACATTATCATCCAGCTGTATAAAAGAGGAAGCACAAGATactaagagagagaaaaacccaaCCTAAATCTATTGGGGTTATATAAGAGGCGATAAAAGACTAAATCTGATCTGATCCTAGCTATTCTACTAGAACAAGGTGTAACAAGCATGTAAGTGCGCTATGACAATGTAATGTatggaaaaatggaggaaaatataGCACGTATTTCCTTTATATTGCTTAATTAAGAAAACCCCAAAGGCACTGAAACCTGCTTATGCACTAAAAAAATCCACCCAAAGGACAATGTGTGTGATGCTGTGGTTGTTGTTTGCTCATTTCAACAGAGTTTAACTCATCTCCATGGATGCCACTGAGGAACCTCACCATTCACATTCATTATTTGTTGGTTTTGTATCTGACTGGTGATCACAGTAccttttgattttgatttgagaAGCACAGTTAAGCCATGTGAATTCATaacttttgtttatttacttaattcatctatattccacCTTCTTCACCAATGgagcccaaagcagcttccatcattctcccctcctccattttatcctcacaacactgccatgaggtaagttaggctccAAGAGTGTGAGTGGCCTACAGAAGACTAGATTTTCCCCTCATGCAAAGCTTTCCCCCCCTAAATTCTGAAGGGAAAAACAGAAGTTCTGTCCAACATGATTAAATGCAAGAGTTCCAGATCTATCATTTAGGTTGAATTGATGTAATGGAATTATCAAAGTGTATACTGAGGCTCTCACATGGCAAAATATGTCCTATGGTTCTTAAATACCTTGGGAGAAAATTCCAGGTGGCAATTTTGCAAATTCAGTAGCAGACATAAAAAACCTAGCAGCACAAACACTGTGAAATTAATCAGCAAAATCCATCTATAAATCccaaaaaatgaaggaaatagaTTTCCAATATGCAGTGAAAGCTCTTGATTTAACTGAACCAACTATGTCTGGATGCAACATTATATAAACAGCCTGTCATACGATTTCAAGGATTTTGCCAGATCAAAAAATACTTTGTGGTATTTCTGGTTTTAGGTCAAAATGAAACCAGGATACACACAGATGAACAGCTTCAATTTATGGGAAAGCTTGGCTTGCAACTTAAGCAAACATGTTGCTGGTTCTAATTTTGGGTCAAAGTATTTTTACATAGCTAGACACAAGCTGCAAAACGTTTCCTTAGAAAGCATCAGTACTAAAAAAAGtcagacatatgcattttcaaCCAAAATTTTAGCAATAATATTTCTCCATTTAAGTACATAATTCTCATTATAGCTTCATTTACTATGATGAATACACAGGCACATACAGAGGGTGCAAATGAACTTCAATCTCTATCACTACCAATCTAGTGATTAATTGTATCATCTTGTTGTATCACTATTGTTAACGCCAGGGATTTTTTGCAGCTTTCCAAAATTCACGGTTTTTAACCACTGAAACATTAAGTTCTGTTTGGTAATAAAATGCTGCAAGTCTTAGGATGAAACAAGCAATACCAAGTCCTTCAGTCTACCAtgcagatgtgatgtcactttaaaaactgtgcccccccctcGCCCTGCCACTTTTCAAAGCATTACAGATGCCCAAAAGGGATTGCCCCTTTTCCATTTTCAAGAGCCCAAATGGTTATGCAACAAACTTGAGGGTGCACCATTGTGAGTTTCTCCCTCAATTACTTATCCATTCTGCCAACAGCAGCAAGAGGAAAGAACATTAGATATGAGATAAATCAATGAAGAATTACCTTACGATATTTCACAAAATAGAAATTAACTGGCAGGCCGCCGTCCTTTCCAGGCCTCCACACAAGGTTGTACTGGTCAGGTTTAAGTGTCTGTGGAGGGCTGAGAATGATTGGAGCATCAGGTGGAGAAACGCCATTCAAAGCTTCTTCTGTAGCAGCTTCATCAGTCATCTCAGTGGGGGATAAACTTGGGAGGGCCATTCCTGAATCAGAATCTCCATCACCTTCATCACCCTGAGCAGCTTCCACAGGAGCTGCTGCATCTGGCTTCATACTAGCTTCATAAGAAactgcagaaggaaggaagttagaAGCAGAAATAGGCTAAGCAGTTCTGTGCAGACCTGAGAATGATGTACAGCCCACAGCACAGATGTGGGTATTTTAAACAAATTGGAATCTTCAAACTTCGGTCTTAGATCTTCATGGCAAAAAGGAAACAATCTCATGGAATGATATCATGCAATGGAGTGTTGATTCAAAGAGTGTTGATTAACATATGAAGTGACAATGAATAATGTTTAAGGAATGCACAATTATGATTACTACTTGTTCATTCTACAAAGGACAGCTCCCAATAATTACTAACAGCTTTAGCCCATTTGTTTGAAAATAATTCTTAAGTAGTTCTAAGTTATTTTTCTGAAGTCATACTGCTTCACAGCTTCTTCATTACAATAGCCTTCGCTAAGGTAATGCACTGGTTAAACAGACAGATTAAGCAATACACAAATTTAAGATCAGCAATGTTTGCCAATTATCCAGGCAGATGAAATTCTGAAGTTTATCATTCCACTCAAAATATGGAAGCATGAAAGGAAGAGCTTCTCTGCCCCTTCCCTCCAACTACAGATTTTTAAATATGCAAGTGGCACACAGTCCCAGTCACATTCCTGCTTAACATATACTGTTTGATTAAGGAAACAGTTTACAAAACAAACACTTCATAGAGCATGGACTGTGAATGACTACTCTAGCCTTCCTCACATTCCCTAAAATATCTACTGAAATACCAACAAGCATGATGAGTTTTGGCCACTTCCTGAAACATGAATTAGAGAGAAATCACACATgcccgctccccacccccacgAGTTATGTCCTCAGAAAGCACAGCTTGGAGTAAAGTTTTGTATGGTAATTGTAACTGTGAACAAAGTGGGGAAGATCATAGATGAAAGCATGTTTATGGTAAAATGTGAAAGAATGTTTTTAAGTAAAGGCCTGATATGGAGAGACCATCCACGCAAGAGATGAGAGACAGTTAATAAGTGCCTGATAAGTTTTGGGGACACATGTAAGCAAGTCATACAAAATGCTGCCGCCACAAGATCAGCTGCATCGTCAGCCCAAGGCCCTGGcaatatttattcaaaatatttacacTGTTATTTAGTAAGCCAACTAGGATACCACTTACCAACTGTAAGGAAAGCTTCTGAAAGAGCCACGCCATGTTCATTGGTTGCTTCACAGGTATATTTCCCCGCATACTCTGGTGTAACAGGCTGGATATATAGGGAGCTTGATCCAGCCCGAGACATGATGAAGTAGGCTCTATCTGAAACCGAGTTGCCAGCTCTTGCTTGTGAGGATGATTTCCTTGGTTTTGAATACAGAACTTGTGAAGGATGGTTGGTAATCAGTCCATGGCTGTTATACCAACGAATTACAGGAACAGGCAGTCCAGTTGCATTGCAGGACAGTGTAACCGTGTCACCGTCTGGAACTTCGATGTTTGCTGGTGGTGAGGTTATCACTGGCTTGGAACCTCTTTCTATTGAAAATGGAAATACAGAGTAACAATAATGGTTGTGATTACAGCAACCATTCTGTAATTCTGTCTTGAAAGACAAACTGCTAAATTGCAAGAAACTATATAAGAGCTCCTTCCTTAAGTATAGAGAGTGCAGAAACAAGACAATGCTCTGGGCCATATAAATACTTCAAAACCCATCCACTCAGGAGAGACTTGTGAATCTGGAATGAGCTCATTAGCTCAGCAAGCAtggtgttaccagaccaacccagggtgggtggggctatGTTTCTAAGACAACAATGTCTCTATCCAATGTCTCTATTTAACCCAATCCTTGGGTTCCTAgaagtgcagtgccaagatgaggcacccattctctgcattggctagtataCCCACAAGAACAGAAATCCTGTCTGGTTTTGCCCTCATCCATATCTGCCTTGTAAATAGTCTACCTCTCCCTTTCTTCGTGCATGCATGGTATTTTCAACAAATCTCTCAATGAATGACAATTTGCAACCAGAGACTAACAGCGGAGAATCATAAGTGGTCTGACATGAATTAATTGAAAGACTTGTACTGCTACAATTGAGAGATTAACTTGACTGCCAGGCAGTTTTGTGCAACTTTCTCTATTGTTTGTACAAATGACTATTACAGCAGAGCAAGTTACTTCTGGGTGCTGCCATATGAGAAGTTTGGAGATATATTATTTATGAAGTGATCTTCATGAACAGAGTGCTTCACAGCAAAGGAAGCTTAACTTCAATTTTTTAAAGCCAGAATTAGTGTATACTACCAATATATTTTGCTTCAAATGCAGTTCAGATATAGCTAATATCTGTATCAAATAATATCAATGCACACTCTtgccaagaacataagaaatgatTTATGGGACAAAGCCAGCACCCACCTCATTGAATACTATTTATTTGGAGAATTTATATGCCAACTCTCCAGAGATCTGTACTCTCTACAGGAAATCCAGCATCATGTAGGTGACCAAAAAATGGCCAGTGAACTAAAGTCCACTTTTCCCCATCACTGTTTTACAGTATAAGCAAGAGACAAAACCAGTGAACTATGATCTGAAGTATAAGCTGTGAATGAATACTAATAATCCCCGAAAACAGATTTTTTGCAGGTGAGTTTGAAAATAAAGGAAAACTTTAAACAGAAAGTTACCTGCTTGTAAATGAAGTCTCCCAGTAGACTGAACAAATCCAATACCATTGCTGACTAAACACTGGTACAACCCTGCATCTTCTCTGGTGATACCACTAATTCTCAGTTTGCTTCCTGAAGGTAAGGGTCGAGGAGAGAGATGGACAGGAGCTGCGTTATGGAACCAAGTGATGTTAGGTGTAGGGTTCCCATGTACTTCACATGAAAAATGCACAGTTTTTCCCAGAGATGCAGTTTGATTCTGCAATCCTTTCACAACAGAAGCAGATTCTGAAACAAATCATACATGTTATGCtaaattaaaatgtgtttcatTGGTGGGTTTTACTGAAGGTTAATTTTTAAGGTGCCTCAATTTGAACAGTTGAAGGTTTACTGCCATTTCTTACCAAGAACATTCACGCTGAAGTTTACATGTTTCGTAACTCCAGAATTGTTATCCACTACACAGGAATAATTTCCAGCATCTGATGAGTGAAGCGAATCTATTGTAAGATGTGAATGAAACATTCTCCACCTGCCTCCAGCTAGAGCATCTTGGCCATCCTTATACCAGTGGACATAGGGTAAGGGCAATCCACTAACAACGCATTCCAACATCAGAGGACTGTGCTGAGGTACTTCCAAAGCCTGAGAACTGGTAGGGTGAACAATGTGAAAATCTTCTGAGGAAGAGGCTGAAAATCAGGGGAGAATCTGATAAGTGATATGGGTCAATGCCTTTCCACACCTTTTCCAAAGCATCCTATTCACAACCACACTTCACACACATTTAACTGGAACAATCCCCTGCTGCAGCAAACCTACGGTAGACTATACTAAacccacttaagaacataagaacaagccagctggatcagatcaaagtccatctagtccagctctctgctactcgcagtggcccaccagatgcctttgggagctcacatgtaggatgtgaacgcaatggccttctgcggctgttgctcctgatcacctggtctgttaaggcatttgcaatctcagatcaaggaggatcaagattggtagccagagatcaacttctcctccataaatctgtccaagcccctttgaaagctatccaggtgagtggccatcaccacctcctgtggcagcatattccaaacaccaatcacacgttgcgtgaagaagtgtttccttttattagttctaattcttccccccagcattttcaatgtatgccccctggttctagtattgtgagaaagagagaaaaatttctctctgtcaatattttctaccccatgcataattttgtagacttcaatcatatccccgctcagccgcctcctctccaaactaaagagtcccaaacactgcagcctctcctcatagggaaggtgctccagtccctcaatcatccttattgcccttctctgcactttttctatctcctcaatatcctttttgagatgcggcgacttgCCTTAAATCTTAAGATTCCAAGCCTATAATGAAACCATGTTTTAGTTTGATGAGCTAAGTCCTCCCATGAAAGACCTGTTTGTTGCTTTACAAGCAGGTAGGATGGAGAGACACAAAAACTACTTCAACAAATCACCAGCACCATGAGGAAGAGAAAACAAACTCCCAAattcatttttgtaaaaaaaaaaaaagtgtacaAGTGAAAAGCCTGGCATAACAAAATGAAGCAGCTTGAGTATGAAATGCCAATTGTCTTCCTACGATACGTGCATACATGGCTTTAAGACTGAAATCTAACAAATACAGTTCTTACTCTATCAGCAAATGCAACACTTTTAACCTCCAAGAAATGGATACGTTCACACAAGCAATAGTCCTATAACAAAAGTTATCTATGACACTCTTTGGTAGCTTACACCCCTCTGAGTCACTACTACCACATTCCAATACTACCATATTTAACACTCACTGCTGATTATGAGTTTATGTCCCATAGGTTCAACTTTGAGATCATCAGTGACTGGGTTATACGCTGCACATTTATAAAGTCCTCGGTCATCTAAAGATGCACTCAAAATTTGCAGATTTCCCGATGGGAGAATTAGGTAGTTTTCTaggttagaaaaagaaaaaaggagataaTTAACTTTAAATAGATTATACAAAGTTATAAAGATTTTGACTTTCTATTCCAATACAGAGATTGGGCATTTGTAATTCGTTTTAAAACAGAAGTATAGAGCAGAAAAttcttttaacagtttttaaTGATGAACTAGAATATGTAGAATTTCACCTGTTGATTGTTCTAGCAATTTTCCCCGCACACGGAAGCGAACCTGTGCTTTTGGATTACTTTTTGGTAGCTGGCAAGCAATGAAAGCTGCATTCCCTTGTTCCACTGTAGTTACATGTTTCACTGAAGTCTCAAAGTCATCAAGATCtggaaaagaataatttttaaaagaaaaaaatgcttcatAACTTCAAAAGTTTTGGAACTAAGCACAATTTATGCATTCCTCCACAAAAATTTTCTGTTGTGTTCTCATGGTCCATTCAGATATTAAGAAGGTGACTTCTCCATATAAATTATAGTGTGGGCAAGCCTTAGGCTTATCAACACCCTTCCCTTAGGAAGtctgaagagaaggctggacTGTTGGATTTGTATGCAAGTTCTCAACAATACATCCTCCTCTGAAATAGACAAGgggattttggaggggggggatgggatgcATGCAAAAGGCAACTTTTGATTGCAGAAGTGTGGGTGAGTTCTGGCACAGAAAGAGAATGTGCACAATCTTGAGACGTGTTACACTGTTTTCCCACCTGAACATTCATGACATGAAAGTTTGTCTCAATTCAATATGAAGCACACATTACAACAGAGAATACTTCAAATGTATGTCTCCTTGCTCCCAACTCCAGTGATTAAACATATGGTTGCTTCTTTTACGTATTTATTAATCAATTAAAGTAGGGAAAAGCTTTGTGCTTGTCAACCCTCAAAAACAGATCTGTTAGTCCTGTTTTTTGTCTACGGAATTGATTACTGTATTTTATCttattgtgcatttttatttCACTGTATCTCTTTTATTGATTTGGTTTTATGTTATGCTATTAAGGCTTGTGGCTATAACACtcaataaatatttacatttcatAGCGTGTTTGTGCAGACTGACCTTTACAAAGTCTCAAGAGAATCTGGTTATGGGTCAAGACTCTACGAAAACATTTACCTTTCTCAATTATGAGAAACTTTCCACTTATGGGTATTCTGGATATGCTTCATAGGCAGAGCATCTCTACAAAACCAGCTTATAAAGGGCACAATTCAGACATTTTCTCTCTGATCCTGAACAGACAAAATGCCCAGATCTTGAGAAATAATCTTCAGTGTAAGATACAAAGATTTCAGAACACAAGGACTGAGGCACAATAATTTGTTAGGCTAAACTGAACTGCATCTCATGTCAACGTACAGCATTGAGACCAGTCAAGAAAACATATTACTTCACTTGCTGTTCCTGCCACAGCCCTTCAGATTTGGTGAGTAGGATTTGTATTGGGGTTAAAGTCAAAGCTTCAAGTAGGCTTAGCAAAATTCCAGATCATAGAATTTAGCTTGTTTTTTAAGAAGCAACATTTTATTGCTAGTTATTCCTTCCCCTGCCCCGGGTTATGCAGATATTTTCACAGAAAAAGCCCAAAATACTAATTGTTTTATTTGGCAGTCTTTTCCTAAAATTATTGAAAGGGCTCATACCCCCTCCTGTTTCAAAGAACAGAGTAACTCCAAAAGTTCACATATCTGACAAAAGATGAAGAGGTCAACTCTGAAACCAGAATTTCATAAAAGGTTAATGAGTTCAGTTTTACTATAAAGCATATCACTTACAGGCAATCGACACTGTGGCAGGCCTGCTGATTACTCCACCAATGCTGTTATTGGCAACACATTGGTAAACACCAGAATTAGAAGGGCTAAGAGAATAGATTGTCAGGGATCCTGGTTGTAGATCTACTTGGTCCACTTTCTTGTGCAATTTCTCTCCATTGAACAGCCAAGATACATGAGCTGTGGTGGGCTCAGCAGAGCAGTGAAGCTGCACAGTCACACCAGGTTTCTGGATGGTAGAAAGGGGCTCAGAAACAAAATGAGGAATCAgatctgaaaaggggaaaaaacacacaagtgACTGATGTCTATTTTCAGTACTTTGTTTCGAATGCACTAGCATGCTAAGCACACTTGACATACCATACGAACATATACTTTTAAAGATCTTGCCACACCAAGAGAAGAAGGAATCATTAGGTAGGAATATATATCAGGTTAAGAAGGTAAGCTTACCTGAAGCTGTGGTCGAGAAAAAAACTGTTACAGTAAGGAAGAGTAGTTCTTGTAAAGGTCCAGGGTCAGGATGCATAGTGCCAGGTTAGAAAGGTTGATAGCAAAGAGCTTCAGTCTACTTGGAGTCACTGAGGAGccttaaaaacagaaataaaaaatggaggTTATAATACTATATCCTCTATTTTCATGCCTTGAGCAGGCTAATTCATACTATAATCCTATGGCAAATCTTTGACAGGAAATGTTCCATAAAGTATTGTGACTTACAGACCCATAGAAAGGGTTTGGGCAGCTGAGGACAGTACTACTGCCACGCCGCCGTCTCCATCATGTGTCCAGATTAGCAGAGTTCTTATAATTTCTGTTTATTTAGatatattgctttaaaaataagcTAAGTGGCTAGGAAGGTTTAAAGGGACAGATGTTCTGAAAGAGGATCTTTGGAGATCAAGGCTTCTGTGTCAGACAGAAGCTACCTCACGTTGGAATCCCTCACCCCTACCCCAAGAATTGACCTTTTGTAATTGGCTCAGAAAAAATGTAAGCAGTGTAAAATGTCTGGCCAGGTGCTTCAAAAAtcagtttgtttcttgccttcaaaacctttAAGAGCAAGAAATCAGCTCCAGCCTTTTCAACTATGTACTAAAGTcttctgtggagagaggaaatggCAAGCACATTTACGTCTACAGCAACTCTCAGAATTTCTCCTGGTTGGGCTGAAAAACGCTG
Coding sequences:
- the CDON gene encoding cell adhesion molecule-related/down-regulated by oncogenes — translated: MHPDPGPLQELLFLTVTVFFSTTASDLIPHFVSEPLSTIQKPGVTVQLHCSAEPTTAHVSWLFNGEKLHKKVDQVDLQPGSLTIYSLSPSNSGVYQCVANNSIGGVISRPATVSIAYLDDFETSVKHVTTVEQGNAAFIACQLPKSNPKAQVRFRVRGKLLEQSTENYLILPSGNLQILSASLDDRGLYKCAAYNPVTDDLKVEPMGHKLIISTSSSEDFHIVHPTSSQALEVPQHSPLMLECVVSGLPLPYVHWYKDGQDALAGGRWRMFHSHLTIDSLHSSDAGNYSCVVDNNSGVTKHVNFSVNVLESASVVKGLQNQTASLGKTVHFSCEVHGNPTPNITWFHNAAPVHLSPRPLPSGSKLRISGITREDAGLYQCLVSNGIGFVQSTGRLHLQAERGSKPVITSPPANIEVPDGDTVTLSCNATGLPVPVIRWYNSHGLITNHPSQVLYSKPRKSSSQARAGNSVSDRAYFIMSRAGSSSLYIQPVTPEYAGKYTCEATNEHGVALSEAFLTVVSYEASMKPDAAAPVEAAQGDEGDGDSDSGMALPSLSPTEMTDEAATEEALNGVSPPDAPIILSPPQTLKPDQYNLVWRPGKDGGLPVNFYFVKYRKLDDNVNVSSWNTIRVPGSENELRLSELEPSSLYEVLMVARSAAGEGQPSMLTFRTSKERSSSSKNTQTPSQPVGIPKHPVIQEGSTNNFGVVLPDSSRHSGVPEAPDRPTISTASETSVYVTWIPRANGGSPITAFKVEYKRTSKNGDWKVAADNISPSKLSVEVRFLEPGATYKFRVIAINNYGESPRSSASRPYQVAGFTNRFSNRPITGPHIAYTEAVSDTQIMLKWTYITSNNNNTPIQGFYIYYRPTDSDNDSDYKRDVVEGTKQLHLISHLQPETSYDIKMQCYNEGGESDYSNVMICETKVRRTPGASEYPVKDLSTPPNSIDRGAGSNAGQPNGPVRSSDMLYLIVGCVLGVMVLILIVFIAMCLWKNRQQNVMQKYDPPSYLYQGADINGQIVEYTTLPGTSRINGNIHGNFISNGNVTNGCLHHHHKIPNGMNGIMNGVVNGGTGVYPGHTNSLSRAHVEYEHTHHLGNGGGLYTAVPQIDPSECANCRNCRNNNRCFTKTSTFGSSAVPVMPIIAPYQQDSLEMKPLNHVMVAMCLTPPVPGCSTETEDDGKENGESLSSQDSYCQENVNPLHTDCTEENGSHLETSNHMLSWSPLILQPLSKDCNDKTEGISNGVTLDSLGGLRQLHLQET